In one Nicotiana sylvestris chromosome 8, ASM39365v2, whole genome shotgun sequence genomic region, the following are encoded:
- the LOC138875949 gene encoding uncharacterized protein, with product MLSFTPAKFGFLTDVAGPSIAQPIVKPHLLVFLRDDIFRQESVQFYLVELYGALLLVTRFGHHNDEDYGYDTFKFKVSALDVIKRELREINNLGDSTIFLGRNGASSVDSSKVTGVKPNHIYFTDDWVEEFDYVEGGGGRDMGAYNLENENIESFYPGLSLCRICPPTWVTPSFG from the coding sequence ATGCTGTCTTTTACACCGGCGAAGTTTGGGTTTTTGACGGACGTTGCAGGGCCTAGTATTGCTCAACCAATTGTAAAGCCACACTTGCTTGTTTTTCTTAGAGATGATATTTTTCGCCAAGAATCAGTTCAGTTCTATCTAGTTGAGTTATACGGTGCGCTATTGCTTGTTACCCGATTTGGCCATCATAATGACGAAGATTATGGTTACGATACTTTTAAATTTAAAGTATCTGCACTAGATGTAATAAAACGTGAATTGCGGGAGATCAACAACTTGGGAGATTCAACAATTTTTTTGGGCCGTAATGGAGCAAGTTCCGTTGACTCTTCCAAGGTGACGGGAGTCAAGCCTAATCACATATATTTTACCGATGATTGGGTTGAGGAATTTGACTACGTGGAAGGTGGTGGTGGAAGAGATATGGGGGCTTACAATCTTGAAAATGAAAATATTGAATCTTTTTATCCTGGATTATCACTATGTCGTATTTGTCCGCCAACTTGGGTCACACCGTCATTCGGATAA